The Paenibacillus thermoaerophilus genome segment CATTGCAAGTCTTTTTTAAAGTTTTTTTTCAAAGCCCAAGCCAAGGAGTGTGCCTTGTGATTCAAAATGCCGACCGCCTGCATTTACGCTTCCAAACGGGCTGCGCGATCTTGCAGATCCGCTTCACGCGGGATCGCAGGAGTCGCCGTTTTCGCTGGATGGGGCCGTATCTGATACAAAATATCATTAACGCCGCTGTACCGCCCCTTTCGTATTCGGTTAGCGGTAAAACATAGCACGATCACCGAGCAGCCGGTTCAAAAGCCAGGAAAATCGGGCCTGTAACGATATTTAGTACCGCTATACCCGACGGAGAGCAGCGAATTTGGGGCAATAGCGATAAAAACTATCGTTGCGCCTCTCTCCGGCTGGCAATTGGACAGGGAGCCGAGTCGCAACCGCCATAGCAGGAGCCGGTATTTCCACCAAAATAATGGCCGGGATTCCGCGAAAGGGTCGGCGAGGCGCGAAGGCCGGTGCGATTCCGGCGTTTTCGTCTGCGCGGTTTTCGGCGCTTTTCGGCGGCTTTAGACGGTTTGCTGCGGCTGCCGCGGCGAACTTGGAAGCCGGGCGATTTTCGCTTGCCGGTCGCTTGCTTGCAGCCAGCGGTCCTCGGCTGGAAGCAAAGAAAGGCGATGCATGGCAACCCATACACCGCCATTCCTTTATACACCTTCCAACTTCCTTGTGAGACAAACCGCCTTAATCGGAAGCCGAAGCCCCCGCTTCCTCCTGCTCCAACAACCGTAAGAACGCCGCTTCGTCCTCGATGATCTCGATGCCGAGATCGCGCGCTTTCGCCAGCTTGCTGCCCGCGTTCTCGCCCGCGATCACGAGATGCGTCTTCTTCGACACGCTTCCCGCGATTTTGGCCCCGAGCGCTTCAAGGCGTTTGCCGGCCTCGTCCCGGGTCATCGACGACAGCGTGCCCGTCAGCACGACGGTTTTGCCCGCGAAATATCCCGACGCCGGCACGGCCTTGCGTTCGGCCGCGTGCGGTTCCACGCCGTGCGAGCGCATGCGGGCGATGCTGTCGAGCATGACCGGGTCGCGGAAAAACGTCACGATGCTATCCGCGACGATCTCCCCGATATCCGGAATCGCCAGCAATTGCTCGCGCTCCGCCGCCATCACCGCGTCCAGCGTGCCGAAATGATCGGCAAGCTCCTTCGTCGTCGTCTTGCCCGTATTGGGAATACCCAGCGCATACAGGAACGAAGCCAGATCGCGATGTTTGCTTTTCTCGATGGCGTCCAGCAGATTGCGGGCTTTTTTCTCCCCGAACCGTTCCAATCCGATTAGCTGCTCCATCGTCAACTCGTACAGGTCGGCCGGGTCCCGCAGGCCGCGTTCGTCGTACAACTGCTCGGCCGTCGCCACGCTGAACGTCTCGATATCCATCGCGTCGCGGCTGGCGAAATGCGTGATGCGCCCGATCAACTGCGGCTTGCAGCCGAGACGGTTCGGGCAGTACAGATGCGCGCCGCGCCACTCCAGCGGGCTTCCGCAGGCAGGGCATGTCTCCGGCACCGGAATCTCGCCGCCGTCCTGCTCGTCCGTCACCTTGCCCAATATTTCCGGGATGACGTCGTTCGAGCGGCGGATATAGATCCGCGTGCCCAGCGCGTGCTTCAACCCTTTCCGTTCGATGTCGCCCAGATTGTTGAGCGTACACTGCTGGACCGTCACACCCGCCAGCTCGACCGGCTCGACGGTCGCCACCGGAGTCAGCTTGCCCGTCCGGCCGACTCCCCAATTCACTTCTTTCAGAATCGTCGTCGCTTCTTCCGCTTCGAACTTATACGCGACCGCCCAGCGCGGGAACTTGTCCGTATAGCCGAGCGCTTCGCGCGTGCGCATATCCGTCACCTTCACGACGGCGCCGTCGATCAGATAGTCGAATTCCGAGCGGCGGCGTTCCAGCGATTGCAGTTCGGCCAACACGTCTTCGATCGAATCGAAGAACCGGACATTCGGGTTCACCTTCAACCGGTTATCCCTCAGAAATTGCAGCATGTCCTCGTGATCGGCGAACGAGACGCCCTCGGCGTAGCCTACGTTGTAGAAGAAGGCGTCCAGCTTGCGCTCGGCGGTCACTTGGGGGTTCAGGTTGCGCAGCGCCCCGGCGGCCGCGTTGCGGGCGTTTTTCAGCGGCTCGGCGGCCGTCCGGTTATAAGCCTCCAGCACGGACAAATACATAAACGCCTCGCCCTGAACCTCGATCGTGCCCCCGGTAAAAGGAATGCGCAGCGGAATCGAACGGATCGTCCGCACCTGAGGCAGGATCGCCTCGCCGACGACGCCGTTGCCGCGAGTCGCGGCCTGAACGAGTTCTCCGTCCCGGTACGTGAGGTTCAGGGACAGTCCGTCGAACTTGAGCTCCACGGCGAAACGCACCGGCGGCAGCGGCTCCTCGTCCGGATGCTTGGCGTTGTAGTCGGCCACCAGCCGCTCCACCCGGGCCAGCCACGCGCGCAAATCCTCCTCGCTCTGCGCTTTGTCCAGGCTCCACAGCCGCGCCAGGTGCCGGTGCTGGTCAAACCCCTTCAGCAGCTCCCCGCCGACGCGCCGGGTCGGCGAATCGGGCATCGTGACGCCCGTCTCGGCCTCCAGCGCCACAAGACGATCGTACAGCCGGTCGTATTCGGCATCGCTGATCTGCGGATTGTCGAGCGTGTAGTACAAGTAATTATGGTAGTTCAATTGGTCGATCAGCTCACGCATCTCGTTTAAGGCTTGCTCGATAGCCACCGGATACATCCTTTCCGTTCGGGAGAGTTGGACTCCTAATCATTCTGCCTTCGTGATCGGCGCAAACTTCGCAAGCAATCTCTTGATGCCCGTGGGCGCGGGGAACGCGATCTGCAACTCGGTATCCTCGCCGGAGCCCTTCACGGCAACGACGGTGCCGACGCCCCATTTGCCGTGCGACACCTTATCCCCAACGCTGAACGAATCGACGGGCCGTTCCGACAACCCGACGTGTTTGGTTACGCCGCCCGCCGGCATCGCGCCCGTCCGTCCCGCTCCGGCCGAAGCCGAGCCGAAGCTGCCCGAACCGGAGCCGGCGGACGAGCCGAACCGGCTGCGGGGAGCCGATCCGTAGCCGGAGGAGAGCGTCGAGCCGCCGAAGCCGCCCCTCAGGCCGAAGCCGCGCCCCCCGTTCTCGACCTCGATCAGATGCTCCGGAATCTCGGCGAGAAACCGCGACGGGGGATTGTTGGCCGGCCGGCCGAACAGCGTACGGTACTGCGCACGCGTCAGGTATAGCTGCCGCTCCGCCCGCGTAATGCCGACATACGCCAGCCGCCGTTCCTCCTCCAGTTCCCCGTCGTCCTGGGCGACGCGGCTGTGCGGGAAAATATTCTCTTCCATGCCCGCAATGAATACGACCGGGAACTCCAGCCCCTTGGCGCTGTGCAGCGTCATCAGCACAACCGCGTCCTGGGAATCGCCGCCCCCGCCATCCTCCTCTCCCAACGTGTCAATATCGGAGATCAGAGCCAGATCGGTCAGAAACGCCACCAGCGACTTGTCTTCGTTGCGCCGCTCGAAATCCAGCGTCACCGACAGAAACTCCTCGATATTCTCCAGGCGCGACCTGGATTCGATCGTATTTTCCCGCTGCAGCTCCAGCTTATACTGGGTGCGGTCGAGCATCTGCTCGGTCAGCTCGGTGACGGACAAGTAGTCCACCATCGCGTGCAGGTTGCGGATCAGCTCGCGGAATTCGACCAATGCCGAACGCGCCCTCGGCGTAATGTCGATCAGGTCGAGCTCGTCCAGCAGGGAGAACAGCGACACCCCGCCGCGCGCCGCCGCCGCCTCCACCAGCTTCTCCACCGTCGTGTCGCCGATGCCGCGCTTGGGCACATTGACGATGCGCTGGAAGCTGATGTCGTCGTCCGGGTTCGAGATGAGGCGCAAATACGCCAGCATATCCTTGATTTCCTTGCGCTCGTAGAACCGGATGCCGCCGACGATCTGGTAGGGCACGTCCGATTTGATCAAGATTTCCTCGATTACCCGCGACTGGGCGTTCGTCCGGTACAAAATCGCATGATCGCTGAAGCGCATGCCGTTTCTCTTGTTCTCCAGGATTCGCCCCGCGATATAGTACCCTTCCCCGTGCTCGGAATCCGCTTCGTAGACGCGGATTTTCTCGCCGGGCCCGCGATCGGTCCACAGCTTCTTCGGCTTGCGCCCCGTATTGTTGGCGATGACCCGGTTCGCCGCCTCAAGGATGTTGCCGGTCGAGCGGTAGTTCTGCTCCAGCAGAATGGTCACCGCTTCGGGATAGTCCTTTTCGAAATTCAGAATGTTCGTGATGTCGGCTCCGCGCCAGCGGTAGATCGACTGGTCGCTGTCGCCGACGACGCAGATGTTGCGCGAGCGTTCCGCCAGCATCCGGCACAGCATGTACTGCGCGCGGTTCGTATCTTGATACTCGTCCACGTGCAGATAGCGGAACTTGTTCTGATAATACTCCAGCACCTCGGGCTCCCGGTTGAACAGCT includes the following:
- the ligA gene encoding NAD-dependent DNA ligase LigA, giving the protein MRELIDQLNYHNYLYYTLDNPQISDAEYDRLYDRLVALEAETGVTMPDSPTRRVGGELLKGFDQHRHLARLWSLDKAQSEEDLRAWLARVERLVADYNAKHPDEEPLPPVRFAVELKFDGLSLNLTYRDGELVQAATRGNGVVGEAILPQVRTIRSIPLRIPFTGGTIEVQGEAFMYLSVLEAYNRTAAEPLKNARNAAAGALRNLNPQVTAERKLDAFFYNVGYAEGVSFADHEDMLQFLRDNRLKVNPNVRFFDSIEDVLAELQSLERRRSEFDYLIDGAVVKVTDMRTREALGYTDKFPRWAVAYKFEAEEATTILKEVNWGVGRTGKLTPVATVEPVELAGVTVQQCTLNNLGDIERKGLKHALGTRIYIRRSNDVIPEILGKVTDEQDGGEIPVPETCPACGSPLEWRGAHLYCPNRLGCKPQLIGRITHFASRDAMDIETFSVATAEQLYDERGLRDPADLYELTMEQLIGLERFGEKKARNLLDAIEKSKHRDLASFLYALGIPNTGKTTTKELADHFGTLDAVMAAEREQLLAIPDIGEIVADSIVTFFRDPVMLDSIARMRSHGVEPHAAERKAVPASGYFAGKTVVLTGTLSSMTRDEAGKRLEALGAKIAGSVSKKTHLVIAGENAGSKLAKARDLGIEIIEDEAAFLRLLEQEEAGASASD
- the pcrA gene encoding DNA helicase PcrA, which codes for MNDLKQWQEQLAKLNPEQRRAVETTNGPLLILAGAGSGKTRVLTHRIAHLIATRQAAPWSILAITFTNKAAREMQERVEQLVGPSARDIWVSTFHSMCVRILRRDISRLGYSSNFTILDSADQLSVVRSCMKDLNLDTKKFEPKAIQAAISSAKNELKSAERFEQMAIDYYDTVAARVYKAYQKKLMSNNSLDFDDLIMQTIELFNREPEVLEYYQNKFRYLHVDEYQDTNRAQYMLCRMLAERSRNICVVGDSDQSIYRWRGADITNILNFEKDYPEAVTILLEQNYRSTGNILEAANRVIANNTGRKPKKLWTDRGPGEKIRVYEADSEHGEGYYIAGRILENKRNGMRFSDHAILYRTNAQSRVIEEILIKSDVPYQIVGGIRFYERKEIKDMLAYLRLISNPDDDISFQRIVNVPKRGIGDTTVEKLVEAAAARGGVSLFSLLDELDLIDITPRARSALVEFRELIRNLHAMVDYLSVTELTEQMLDRTQYKLELQRENTIESRSRLENIEEFLSVTLDFERRNEDKSLVAFLTDLALISDIDTLGEEDGGGGDSQDAVVLMTLHSAKGLEFPVVFIAGMEENIFPHSRVAQDDGELEEERRLAYVGITRAERQLYLTRAQYRTLFGRPANNPPSRFLAEIPEHLIEVENGGRGFGLRGGFGGSTLSSGYGSAPRSRFGSSAGSGSGSFGSASAGAGRTGAMPAGGVTKHVGLSERPVDSFSVGDKVSHGKWGVGTVVAVKGSGEDTELQIAFPAPTGIKRLLAKFAPITKAE